A section of the Paenibacillus aurantius genome encodes:
- a CDS encoding glycoside hydrolase family 88 protein, with the protein MGNGISAWQKAERLEEILPEVREALTAKVDRMIDQLKGKSPHVAKADGIYDDLRLDWWTSGFWPGILWILYEQTGKEHYRKAAWDWDIRIEGKFAEDNNFHHDVGFQFLPTAVIKHALTGCKDALRRGVQAATFLSGRFNPAGSFIRAWNQEKTGWAIVDSTMNLSLLFWASRVTQDPRFSQIARLHADTVVSRFIRPDGSVNHIVSFDPATGEFIESLGGQGAGPHSSWSRGAAWALHGMANVYRYTGDRRYLEAAQRVAHYFLACLPEDAVPAWDFRASENLEEEPRDSSAASCAASGLLELADALPGIEGSLYRREAERILLSLTRNYGTWENPAHEAILVAGTGNKPAGQNINVSLIYGDYYYVEAIAKLSGWKSRIF; encoded by the coding sequence ATGGGTAACGGAATAAGCGCATGGCAGAAAGCGGAACGGCTGGAGGAAATCCTGCCGGAGGTAAGAGAGGCCTTAACGGCAAAAGTCGACCGGATGATCGATCAGCTGAAAGGGAAGTCGCCGCATGTGGCGAAAGCGGATGGAATCTACGACGACTTGCGTCTGGATTGGTGGACATCGGGCTTCTGGCCGGGTATTCTGTGGATCCTCTACGAGCAAACGGGGAAAGAGCATTACCGGAAGGCCGCTTGGGACTGGGACATCCGGATCGAGGGGAAGTTCGCGGAGGACAACAATTTTCATCACGATGTGGGGTTCCAGTTCCTTCCGACTGCGGTCATCAAGCATGCGTTAACCGGCTGTAAAGATGCTCTAAGGCGCGGGGTTCAAGCGGCGACCTTCCTGAGCGGCCGGTTCAACCCGGCCGGCTCGTTCATCCGGGCATGGAACCAGGAGAAGACAGGCTGGGCGATCGTGGATTCCACGATGAACCTCTCCCTGCTGTTCTGGGCTTCCCGGGTTACCCAAGATCCGCGTTTCAGCCAGATTGCCCGTCTGCATGCGGATACGGTCGTCAGCCGCTTTATCCGGCCGGACGGCTCCGTCAACCATATTGTCAGCTTCGATCCGGCGACCGGAGAATTCATCGAATCGCTTGGCGGGCAGGGGGCCGGGCCTCACTCCTCCTGGAGCCGTGGAGCGGCGTGGGCGCTGCACGGCATGGCCAACGTCTACCGGTATACGGGGGACAGGCGGTATTTGGAAGCGGCCCAGAGAGTGGCTCATTATTTCCTTGCCTGCCTGCCGGAGGATGCCGTACCCGCCTGGGATTTCCGCGCATCCGAGAACCTGGAGGAGGAACCGCGCGATTCGTCGGCGGCAAGCTGTGCGGCTTCCGGTCTGCTGGAGCTCGCAGATGCGCTTCCGGGAATCGAGGGCAGCCTCTATCGCCGTGAGGCCGAACGGATCCTGCTGTCGCTGACCCGGAATTACGGAACGTGGGAGAATCCGGCCCATGAGGCAATTCTAGTGGCGGGAACCGGCAACAAGCCGGCGGGCCAGAATATTAACGTGTCTCTGATTTATGGCGACTATTATTATGTGGAAGCCATAGCGAAGCTGAGCGGCTGGAAGTCTAGAATTTTTTAG
- a CDS encoding AraC family transcriptional regulator, with the protein MNLNQHPVYLSFFKDRTQEFTEIYHAHQGMEFLYVHEGQGHVVVDRQIFELQPGTLFYFRPYQLHRIQLKLQPNQRYRRSLFVCEPSMVDTVLQPFPGLQAFFRTLCKDSLRQIMTFQEENDWESWILLYSRQIGASPPERRLEDELIFFGGLLQRIRHFWTEASELASAKRASATAESIMEWIEEHYTEPFELSKLAQAVHLSPNHVSSLFRKAVGSSITEYWMARRIRQACWLLRSTDQSVKAVGEAVGLTNFSYFCQTFKRHTGLTPHQFRQTRRLYDEQSGS; encoded by the coding sequence ATGAACTTGAATCAGCATCCCGTTTATCTGTCCTTCTTCAAGGACCGCACCCAGGAATTTACGGAAATTTACCACGCCCACCAGGGAATGGAGTTTCTTTATGTTCATGAAGGACAAGGCCATGTGGTGGTCGACCGGCAGATTTTCGAACTCCAACCCGGAACCTTGTTCTATTTCCGCCCTTATCAGCTTCATCGCATTCAATTGAAGCTGCAGCCTAATCAGCGATACAGGCGTTCTCTGTTCGTTTGCGAACCGTCGATGGTGGATACCGTTCTGCAGCCTTTTCCCGGCCTTCAAGCCTTTTTCCGAACACTCTGTAAAGATTCCCTTAGGCAAATCATGACTTTTCAGGAGGAAAACGATTGGGAGTCATGGATTCTCCTTTATTCCCGGCAGATAGGGGCCAGTCCTCCCGAACGGCGGCTCGAAGATGAGCTTATATTTTTTGGCGGCTTGCTGCAGCGGATCCGCCATTTCTGGACGGAAGCGTCCGAGCTGGCTTCCGCTAAACGGGCTTCTGCCACGGCCGAGAGCATCATGGAATGGATTGAAGAGCACTATACAGAACCCTTTGAATTAAGCAAGCTTGCCCAAGCGGTTCATTTATCCCCCAACCATGTGTCAAGCTTGTTCCGAAAGGCGGTGGGCAGCAGTATCACGGAGTACTGGATGGCCCGCCGGATCCGCCAAGCGTGCTGGCTGCTCCGCTCGACCGACCAGTCCGTAAAGGCCGTTGGTGAAGCCGTCGGATTGACCAATTTCTCGTATTTCTGCCAGACCTTCAAACGGCATACAGGGCTTACTCCCCATCAATTCCGCCAAACGAGGCGGCTGTACGATGAACAGTCGGGGAGTTAG
- a CDS encoding ABC transporter ATP-binding protein, with protein sequence MSIIILDIDHLDKTFETPAGSIQALRDIRLQVKQGEFVTVIGPSGCGKSTLLKIIAGLDTAHQGKVLLENRPVERPSIDKGFIFQEHRLFPWLNVERNIAADLSLSDPQVRKKVDELIETVRLKGFEKAFPRELSGGMSQRVAIARALLRNPKVLLLDEPFGALDAFTRGHLQEVLLDIWRQNQTTMILVTHDIDEAVFLANRVVIMDPRPGTIRKIVGIDLPFPRKKSSVSFQEYRRLVLNEFERVDELELVDSSGI encoded by the coding sequence ATGAGCATCATTATTCTGGACATCGATCATCTGGACAAAACGTTCGAAACCCCGGCGGGTTCCATTCAGGCCCTTCGCGACATCCGGCTGCAGGTTAAGCAAGGGGAATTTGTTACGGTGATTGGCCCGAGCGGCTGCGGCAAAAGCACCCTTCTCAAAATTATAGCGGGGCTGGACACCGCTCACCAAGGGAAAGTGCTGCTGGAGAACCGGCCGGTGGAACGGCCAAGCATCGACAAGGGATTTATTTTTCAGGAGCACCGGCTCTTCCCCTGGTTGAATGTCGAGAGAAACATTGCCGCCGATCTGTCACTATCCGATCCTCAGGTGCGAAAGAAAGTTGATGAGCTCATTGAGACCGTCCGGCTCAAGGGCTTTGAGAAAGCTTTTCCCCGGGAGCTCTCGGGAGGCATGTCCCAGCGTGTGGCCATCGCCCGCGCCCTGCTGCGCAACCCGAAGGTCCTTCTGCTCGACGAACCTTTCGGGGCGCTGGACGCCTTTACCAGAGGGCATCTGCAGGAGGTGCTTCTCGATATTTGGCGGCAGAACCAAACGACTATGATTCTCGTGACCCATGACATTGACGAAGCGGTGTTCCTGGCGAACCGGGTCGTCATCATGGATCCCCGGCCGGGGACGATCCGTAAAATCGTTGGGATCGACCTGCCGTTTCCCCGCAAGAAATCCAGCGTCTCGTTTCAGGAATACAGGCGGCTCGTTCTGAATGAATTTGAACGCGTTGACGAGCTTGAGCTCGTGGACAGCTCCGGCATTTAA
- a CDS encoding ABC transporter permease, with the protein MSTSETLVRPVIEAAGKRNKKTVPRAGSAKWRTVRRGLYLPLLLLLGWQISGTLGLISPTLLPPPSAIAQAAWELAVSGELWLHLQVSIRRAAIGFLLGGSLGLLFGVLTGMFNRVEQTVDPSVQMLRMIPHLAITPLFILWFGFGEVSKILLIAKGAFFPLYVNTFLGIRSADSKLFDVARILEFSRWKQITRLVLPASLPNVLLGLRLSLGVSWLGLVVAELMGSSEGIGYLIMDARQFSQTAIVFVGIVIFAVVGKATDSLVRFLERKLLKWRDSYSG; encoded by the coding sequence ATGAGCACATCGGAAACATTGGTTAGACCCGTTATAGAGGCAGCTGGCAAAAGGAACAAAAAAACCGTCCCCCGTGCCGGATCGGCCAAATGGAGGACGGTACGCAGGGGCTTGTATTTGCCCCTCCTTCTCTTGCTGGGCTGGCAAATCTCCGGAACACTCGGCTTGATCTCTCCCACCCTTCTGCCTCCGCCATCCGCTATCGCTCAAGCGGCGTGGGAGCTGGCCGTGTCCGGAGAGCTGTGGCTTCACCTGCAGGTAAGCATCCGGCGGGCGGCCATCGGCTTTCTGCTCGGAGGCAGCCTCGGTCTTCTCTTCGGCGTCCTGACCGGAATGTTCAACCGGGTGGAGCAGACAGTCGACCCCAGCGTCCAAATGCTGAGAATGATTCCCCACCTGGCCATCACGCCTCTTTTTATTCTGTGGTTCGGCTTTGGGGAGGTATCCAAAATATTGCTGATTGCCAAAGGCGCCTTCTTTCCGCTCTATGTCAATACGTTCCTAGGCATCCGCAGCGCCGATTCCAAGCTGTTCGATGTCGCCCGGATCCTGGAATTTTCCCGGTGGAAGCAAATTACCCGTCTCGTGCTCCCCGCCTCCCTGCCCAACGTTCTGCTCGGCCTCCGGCTGTCGCTTGGGGTATCCTGGCTCGGTCTGGTCGTCGCCGAGCTGATGGGCTCAAGCGAAGGCATCGGCTACTTGATCATGGATGCGAGGCAGTTCTCCCAGACGGCCATCGTTTTTGTGGGCATCGTCATCTTCGCGGTGGTTGGCAAGGCGACAGACTCCCTCGTCCGCTTTCTCGAGAGAAAGCTGCTGAAATGGCGGGATTCCTACTCAGGCTGA